In a single window of the Halomicroarcula saliterrae genome:
- a CDS encoding NAD(P)/FAD-dependent oxidoreductase: protein MTDKVVVLGAGYAGAGAIKSLEDELNGEADVTWISDTDYHLVLHESHRCIRDPAVQDKVAIPVHEIKQPTTEFIQDSVTGIDTDDRTVELDSRDPVEYDYLLVGLGSQTAFFGIDGLEEYAHTLKSLDDALGIHDAVQEAAREGSQSDPAQVVVGGAGLSGIQTCGEIAEFRDDHRAPIDIHLVEGLDEIFPGNDPELQGALRKRLEARDVNIECGEFIGEVDEETVYIGDEDELDYDVLVWTGGITGRDAVRDVDVEKDERNHRIHSEGDFQTTNERVFAIGDCALIDQPGENPAPPTAQAAWQAAEVAGENLARAVRGQPLKTWTHKDKGTVISVGEKAVAHDVMGMPIDTFGGLPAKVLKKGIATRWINDVTGLGRAVKAWPDM, encoded by the coding sequence ATGACCGACAAGGTTGTCGTACTCGGCGCTGGGTATGCCGGTGCAGGCGCCATCAAGAGCCTCGAAGACGAACTGAACGGTGAAGCCGACGTGACGTGGATCTCCGATACGGACTACCACCTGGTCCTCCACGAGTCCCACCGGTGCATCCGCGACCCGGCCGTCCAGGACAAGGTCGCGATCCCGGTCCACGAGATCAAACAGCCGACGACAGAGTTCATCCAGGACTCCGTCACCGGTATCGACACCGACGACCGCACGGTCGAACTCGATAGCCGAGACCCCGTGGAGTACGACTACCTGCTGGTCGGCCTGGGTTCCCAGACCGCCTTCTTCGGTATCGACGGGCTCGAAGAGTACGCCCACACGCTCAAGAGCCTCGACGACGCGCTGGGCATCCACGACGCCGTCCAGGAAGCGGCCCGCGAGGGCTCCCAGAGCGACCCCGCACAGGTGGTCGTCGGCGGTGCCGGCCTCTCCGGTATCCAGACCTGTGGCGAGATCGCCGAGTTCCGCGACGACCATCGCGCGCCCATCGACATCCATCTCGTCGAGGGTCTCGACGAGATATTCCCGGGCAACGACCCCGAACTCCAGGGCGCGCTGCGCAAGCGCCTCGAAGCGCGTGACGTCAACATCGAGTGTGGCGAGTTCATCGGCGAGGTCGACGAGGAGACCGTCTACATCGGCGACGAGGACGAACTCGACTACGACGTGCTCGTCTGGACCGGCGGCATCACGGGTCGGGACGCCGTCCGCGACGTCGACGTCGAGAAAGACGAGCGCAACCACCGCATCCACTCCGAGGGCGACTTCCAGACCACGAACGAACGGGTCTTCGCCATCGGCGACTGCGCGCTCATCGACCAGCCCGGCGAGAACCCGGCGCCCCCGACCGCACAGGCCGCCTGGCAGGCCGCCGAGGTCGCCGGCGAGAACCTCGCCCGTGCCGTCCGGGGCCAGCCCCTGAAGACGTGGACCCACAAGGACAAGGGGACCGTCATCTCCGTCGGCGAGAAGGCCGTCGCCCACGACGTGATGGGCATGCCCATCGACACCTTCGGCGGCCTCCCGGCGAAGGTGCTCAAGAAGGGCATCGCCACCCGCTGGATAAACGACGTCACCGGGCTCGGTCGCGCCGTGAAGGCGTGGCCGGACATGTAG
- a CDS encoding GNAT family N-acetyltransferase has translation MTNERQQEFAIRRFQPGDGERIREIHDRAMSGTPEYLPDLPDEDLEGIEDHYLDDAGEFLAGLDGETIVAMGAYTTPDEWKHEYIDVDGATAELTRMRVHPDWQGYGFGTAMYRALRERALHDGYRDFVLDTGAENDRARGFYERLGFDCQTRISVGSGDAALEMVLYQQSIER, from the coding sequence ATGACGAACGAGCGACAGCAAGAGTTCGCTATCCGTCGCTTCCAGCCCGGTGACGGCGAGCGAATTCGGGAAATCCACGACCGGGCGATGAGCGGCACTCCCGAGTACCTGCCCGACCTCCCTGACGAGGACCTCGAGGGTATTGAAGACCACTATCTCGACGACGCCGGGGAGTTTCTTGCCGGTCTCGACGGGGAGACCATCGTCGCAATGGGCGCGTACACGACACCCGACGAGTGGAAGCATGAGTACATCGACGTCGACGGGGCCACCGCGGAACTGACACGGATGCGCGTCCACCCCGATTGGCAGGGATACGGCTTCGGCACGGCGATGTATCGTGCGCTCCGTGAGCGGGCCCTCCACGATGGGTATCGCGACTTCGTTTTGGACACGGGTGCCGAGAACGACCGTGCCCGTGGGTTTTACGAACGGCTCGGGTTCGACTGTCAGACGCGGATATCCGTCGGAAGCGGCGACGCCGCCTTGGAGATGGTGCTGTATCAGCAGTCCATCGAACGCTAA
- a CDS encoding nucleoside phosphorylase codes for MTGDSEDPNEDVQYHLEVGPGDIAPSVLLPGDPERVETVVADWDGHAIRGDHREYRTATGTHEGTPISVTSTGIGSPSAAIAVEELARVGAETFLRVGSCGAIVPEAGVGDLVITTGAVRQEGTSKEYVREDYPASADPRVVSALVAAAETLDYDYHLGITCSTDSFYAGQSRPGFGGFEARDSEANIDELRAAGVVNFEMEAASILTLASIYGLRAGAVCTVYANRETGEFRTEGEAKASKCASLAVTYLERMDEAVEQSDSDHWHAGLSIER; via the coding sequence ATGACCGGTGACAGCGAAGACCCTAACGAGGACGTGCAGTACCATCTCGAAGTCGGTCCCGGCGATATCGCCCCGAGCGTGCTGCTGCCGGGCGACCCCGAACGCGTCGAGACGGTCGTCGCCGACTGGGACGGACACGCTATCCGGGGCGACCACCGCGAGTACCGCACCGCGACCGGGACCCACGAGGGGACGCCCATCTCGGTCACGTCGACCGGCATCGGCTCGCCCTCCGCCGCTATCGCGGTCGAGGAGCTGGCCCGCGTCGGCGCGGAGACGTTCCTCCGGGTCGGCTCCTGTGGCGCTATCGTCCCCGAGGCCGGCGTCGGGGACCTCGTCATCACCACCGGCGCAGTGCGACAGGAAGGAACCAGCAAGGAGTACGTCCGCGAGGACTACCCCGCCAGCGCCGACCCACGCGTCGTCTCGGCGCTGGTCGCCGCCGCCGAAACGCTGGACTACGACTACCACCTCGGCATCACCTGTTCGACGGACAGCTTCTACGCCGGCCAGTCCCGTCCCGGCTTCGGGGGGTTCGAGGCCCGCGATAGCGAGGCGAACATCGACGAACTCCGGGCGGCCGGCGTGGTCAACTTCGAGATGGAGGCCGCCAGCATCCTCACGCTCGCCTCCATCTACGGCCTCCGGGCCGGCGCGGTCTGTACCGTCTACGCCAACCGCGAGACCGGCGAGTTCCGGACCGAGGGCGAGGCGAAAGCGTCGAAATGCGCCAGCCTCGCCGTGACCTATCTGGAACGGATGGACGAAGCGGTCGAACAGTCCGATTCGGACCACTGGCACGCCGGGCTCTCTATCGAACGGTAG